In Bacillus pumilus, the sequence AAAATGGAAACGTCTTTATCAGAAAAGCCGTATTTATATTCACCAACATCTGGCATTTTTTTAGCCATCCATTTTCACTCCAATCTTATGATTTGCCGTTTTCTTCGGCAGATGCGCCTTTTTCAAGCGCCTTCCAGGATAGTGTTGCACATTTGATGCGCGCTGGGAATTTTGCCACTCCCTGCAGCGCCTCAATGTCACCAAGATCAATGGAAACGTCGTATTCTTTTCCTTGCATCATATCGGAGAAAATCTGAGACATTTTCAAAGCTGTTTCAATATCTTTCCCTTTAATCGCCTGCGTCATCATAGAGGCAGATGCCATAGAAATAGAGCATCCTTCTCCTTCAAATTTCGCATCAGTGACTTTTTGGTCTTCGATTTTCATCGTTAGACGAATGCGGTCACCACACGTTGGGTTGTTCATATCGACGACAATGCTGTCGTTTAACACACCTTTGTTTCTCGGATTTTTATAATGATCCATAATCACTTGTCTGTACAGTGTGTCTAAGTTTACATTAAAAGACATTCGTAAAATACTCCTTTGTCTTACGGAGCGCTGCGATGAGCTCGTCAATCTCTTCTTCTGTATTGTACAGATAGAAGCTTGCTCTTGCAGTCGCTGATACACCAAGCCATTTCATAAGCGGCTGTGCACAGTGATGTCCAGCACGAATGGCTACACCTTCCGTATCCAGAACAGTTGACGCATCATGCGGATGGACGTCGTCTAAGTTAAACGTCACAAGTCCAGCCCGGTGCTGCGGTCCATAAACAGTCGCACCTTCAAGCTCCTTAAAGCGCTCAAGCGCATAAGTGGCAAGCTGATGCTCATAGCGGCTGACTTCCTCCATCCCGATGTCATTTAAGAAATCAATCGCTTTTCCTAGTCCAACTGCTCCTGCAATAATCGGTGTTCCCGCTTCAAATTTCCACGGCAGCTCTTTCCAAGTGGAATCATACAGATCCACAAAGTCGATCATTTCACCGCCAAACTCAGCAGGCTCCATATTATTCAAAAGGTCCTTCTTCCCGTAAAGCACACCGATACCAGTCGGTCCACACATTTTATGCCCAGAGAATGCGAAAAAGTCACAATCTAGATCCTGAACATCAATTTGCATGTGCGGGGTGCTTTGCGCACCATCGACGACAATGATTGCACCATGATCGTGCGCAATTTTGGCGATTTCTTTAATCGGGTTGATGGTTCCTAATACGTTTGAGACGTGTGTGACAGCGACGATTTTCGTTTGATGTGTGATCGTTTGCTTCACATCTTCAAGCGATAGCGTGCCGTCTTCCTGTAACGGAATATATTTCAATGTGGCGCCAGTTGCTTTTGCTGCTTGCTGCCAAGGGATGATATTCGCATGGTGCTCCATGTGCGTAATGACAATCTCATCGCCTTCTTTGAGGTTTGCTCTAGCATAGCTGATCGCCACTGTGTTTAACGCCGTTGTTGTACCTCTAGTAAAAATAATTTCTTGGACAGATGAAGCACGGATGAATGCACGAACTTTCTCTCTCGCACCCTCGTATGCGTCCGTTGCTTTTGTGCCAAGGGTATGAACACCCCGGTGGACGTTCGAGTTGTAAGACCGGTAATACTCATTCATTGCATCAATGACCACTCTTGGTTTTTGAGAAGTTGCTGCACTGTCCAAATACACCAAATCATGTCCGTTCACTTGCTGATGAAGGATTGGAAATTGCTCACGAACGTCTTTGATATTCATTATTTTACTTTCCTTTCAATCACAGAAACGAGCTGCTTTTTAACTCCTTCAATCGGCAGTTCTTTGACAACTGGATTTAAGAAGCCATAAATGACAAGTCTTTCTGCATCTTCTTTGGAAATCCCGCGGCTCATGAGGTAATACAATTGAATTGGATCGACACGCCCAACAGAAGCAGCGTGCCCTGCTGTTACATCATCTTCATCAATTAATAGAATTGGGTTTGCGTCACCGCGTGCTTTCTCACTCAGCATGAGGACACGTGATTCCTGCTCTGCATTTGCCTTCGTTGCGCCATGCTCAATTTTACCGATTCCGTTAAAGATAGAGGATGCTTGATCCTTCATGACACCATGCTTCAAGATATACCCTTCAGAGTTTTTACCGAAGTGGATGATGCTTGTTGTAAAGTTTTCCGTTTGATTGCCCCTGCCGACAACAACTGATTTCGTATCACCGAATGTACCGTCGCCCATGAGCTTTGTGATGTTTTCAGACACTACGTCTCCATCATTCATCAGGCCAAGCGCCCATTCGATTTTACTGTCACGGCCATTTGCCATACCGCGTCTGTTCACATACACTGTGACACCTTCTGCAAGGTTATCTACTGCTCCGTATGTGACGCGAGCGTTTGCTCCTGTGAATACTTCAGAAACGATGTTGAAGATCGCTTCTTCCGGCTTTGCAATACTAATGTAGTTTTCTACATATGTGACAGCACTATGATCGTCCGCTACGACGATGACATGATTGAACAAAGTCGTTTCGTCATTTTCATGAAGGTAGACTGCTTGAATTGGTGCTTCAAGCTCCACATTTTTCGGTACATAGAGGAAAGCTCCGCCATTGACTAAAGCAGCATGTAAAGCTGTTAGTTTATGCTCATCTACTTTCACTCCATCAGTCATGAAGTATTTCTGCACTAGATCTCCATGTTCGCGGATCGCTGTATGAATATCAGTGAAGATCACACCATTGTCTTTTGCTTCAGCTGAAAGAGACAAGTATGCTGGCGTTTGATCACGCTGAATGTAGACCGTCTTGTCTGTGTCATCTAGATCAATCAGCGATTTCACTTCTTCTGGAA encodes:
- a CDS encoding cysteine desulfurase — protein: MNIKDVREQFPILHQQVNGHDLVYLDSAATSQKPRVVIDAMNEYYRSYNSNVHRGVHTLGTKATDAYEGAREKVRAFIRASSVQEIIFTRGTTTALNTVAISYARANLKEGDEIVITHMEHHANIIPWQQAAKATGATLKYIPLQEDGTLSLEDVKQTITHQTKIVAVTHVSNVLGTINPIKEIAKIAHDHGAIIVVDGAQSTPHMQIDVQDLDCDFFAFSGHKMCGPTGIGVLYGKKDLLNNMEPAEFGGEMIDFVDLYDSTWKELPWKFEAGTPIIAGAVGLGKAIDFLNDIGMEEVSRYEHQLATYALERFKELEGATVYGPQHRAGLVTFNLDDVHPHDASTVLDTEGVAIRAGHHCAQPLMKWLGVSATARASFYLYNTEEEIDELIAALRKTKEYFTNVF
- the sufD gene encoding Fe-S cluster assembly protein SufD; amino-acid sequence: MTLETKLSVDQDYVKSFSEKHQEPAWMSSLRLQALEKAEDLPMPNPDKTNISKWNLTNFKQHTVESAPFGSLEELPEEVKSLIDLDDTDKTVYIQRDQTPAYLSLSAEAKDNGVIFTDIHTAIREHGDLVQKYFMTDGVKVDEHKLTALHAALVNGGAFLYVPKNVELEAPIQAVYLHENDETTLFNHVIVVADDHSAVTYVENYISIAKPEEAIFNIVSEVFTGANARVTYGAVDNLAEGVTVYVNRRGMANGRDSKIEWALGLMNDGDVVSENITKLMGDGTFGDTKSVVVGRGNQTENFTTSIIHFGKNSEGYILKHGVMKDQASSIFNGIGKIEHGATKANAEQESRVLMLSEKARGDANPILLIDEDDVTAGHAASVGRVDPIQLYYLMSRGISKEDAERLVIYGFLNPVVKELPIEGVKKQLVSVIERKVK
- the sufU gene encoding Fe-S cluster assembly sulfur transfer protein SufU translates to MSFNVNLDTLYRQVIMDHYKNPRNKGVLNDSIVVDMNNPTCGDRIRLTMKIEDQKVTDAKFEGEGCSISMASASMMTQAIKGKDIETALKMSQIFSDMMQGKEYDVSIDLGDIEALQGVAKFPARIKCATLSWKALEKGASAEENGKS